The sequence ATCCCGGCCTATATCCGCACAGCGAACGACCAGCAGATGCTGGAAATGGCGCTGATTGAAAATATCCAGCGCGAAAACCTGAACGCTATTGAAACGGCGCTCAGTTTTCAGCGTATGATAGATGAATGCAACCTGAAGCAGGAGGAACTGGGCGAGCGCGTAAGTAAAAACCGCACAACCGTTACCAACTACCTGCGCTTGTTAAAACTGCCACCGGCTATACAGGCTTCCATCCGCGATGGTGGTATCAGCATGGGCCATGCCCGCGCGCTGATATCGGTAGAAAGCCCGAGCGACCAGCTTTACATCCACCAGATGATACTGAAGCAGGGCCTTTCGGTGCGTAAGGTTGAAGAAATGGTGCGCAACATGGCTAAAAACGCCGGCAAAAAACCGGTTGAAAAGGCCGACTCGCCACTAACCTACCAGGCACAAAAGATCCAGGACGACCTGGCATCGAAATTTAGCAGTAACGTAAAATTAAAGGTAAGCAGCAAAGGCGCCGGCAGTATCGAAATACCATTTTTGTCGGAAGATGACCTGAATCGGATCCTCGAAATGCTGGACTGGTAGCCGGAACCATATGACACTAAATTCAACATTGCTACGTTAGGCTTGGTAATATGCGCCAGTATCTCATCATTATAAGCTTATTAGGCATTGCCTGCTTTGCCGCAAAAGCGCAAACAGCCGATTCGCTTACCCGTAAAAGCAAAACCGATAGTGTTTACCGCAATCAGGATACCGACCCGGCCAAACGCTTTGTACCTAAGGCAAAAAAGGAAAGGGTTTATCACCCTGATAGCACCCACAGCC comes from Mucilaginibacter mali and encodes:
- a CDS encoding ParB/RepB/Spo0J family partition protein, whose protein sequence is MSLDRKRGLGKGLSALLDDSTQVNSHAGPTRSVATAPEVNDAGSVNEIRIDEIEVNPFQPRTEFEAQALNELADSIKLQGLIQPITVRRLSAHKYQLISGERRLRASKIAGLTQIPAYIRTANDQQMLEMALIENIQRENLNAIETALSFQRMIDECNLKQEELGERVSKNRTTVTNYLRLLKLPPAIQASIRDGGISMGHARALISVESPSDQLYIHQMILKQGLSVRKVEEMVRNMAKNAGKKPVEKADSPLTYQAQKIQDDLASKFSSNVKLKVSSKGAGSIEIPFLSEDDLNRILEMLDW